The following are encoded in a window of uncultured Sphaerochaeta sp. genomic DNA:
- a CDS encoding glycine C-acetyltransferase, whose amino-acid sequence MTEALEKDLKAFFAEQEQSGLMKKERVLQGKQQRSITVADGEVLNFCANNYLGLADNAEVIKAAKDALDRWGYGLSSVRFICGTQQIHKELERRVSAFLHTDDTILFSSCFDANGALFEPLLGEEDAVISDELNHASIIDGIRLCKAKRYRYKHSDMASLEAVLQESKDQRRRLIATDGVFSMDGDIAKLAEICALAEQYDALVMVDDSHATGYLGPKGRGTVELCGVEGKVDLITTTFGKACGGASGGCISGRQLLIDLYRQRARPYLFSNTLAPAICGGAIKVLDLLEAGNPYKEITMRNAVYFRRKMEEAGFDLVKGETAIVPVMIYDEAKAVQMADMLLSKGIYVIGFCYPVVPKGKARIRVQLSATHTLEDLDKAVDAFKETAKEMKLL is encoded by the coding sequence ATGACAGAAGCATTGGAAAAGGATCTGAAGGCATTCTTTGCAGAACAAGAACAATCTGGATTGATGAAGAAGGAACGTGTATTGCAAGGCAAGCAACAACGCTCAATCACGGTCGCCGACGGTGAGGTGCTCAATTTTTGTGCAAACAATTATTTGGGATTGGCCGACAATGCAGAGGTTATCAAGGCCGCAAAGGATGCCCTGGACAGATGGGGGTACGGACTTTCCTCGGTCCGTTTTATTTGTGGCACCCAGCAGATTCACAAGGAGTTGGAGAGGCGCGTCAGTGCCTTCTTGCACACAGATGATACCATTCTCTTCTCTTCTTGCTTTGATGCAAACGGGGCTCTGTTCGAACCATTGTTGGGAGAAGAGGATGCGGTCATCAGTGATGAACTCAACCATGCATCCATCATTGATGGGATTAGGCTGTGCAAGGCAAAACGGTATCGTTACAAGCATAGTGATATGGCAAGCTTGGAGGCAGTGCTACAGGAGAGCAAGGATCAGAGAAGGCGTCTGATCGCTACAGACGGCGTATTCTCCATGGATGGGGACATCGCCAAGCTTGCAGAGATCTGTGCACTAGCCGAGCAGTATGACGCCTTGGTTATGGTTGATGACTCACATGCAACCGGTTATCTTGGGCCTAAGGGACGAGGAACCGTTGAACTGTGTGGTGTTGAAGGGAAGGTGGACTTGATAACCACCACCTTTGGGAAAGCCTGTGGTGGGGCAAGTGGAGGGTGCATATCCGGTCGTCAACTCCTGATCGATCTGTACCGCCAGAGGGCTCGCCCATACCTGTTTTCCAATACCTTGGCACCGGCTATCTGCGGGGGTGCGATCAAGGTACTGGACCTGCTGGAAGCAGGAAACCCGTATAAAGAAATAACCATGCGCAATGCAGTGTATTTCCGACGGAAAATGGAAGAGGCAGGTTTCGACCTGGTAAAAGGGGAGACAGCTATCGTCCCGGTGATGATCTACGATGAGGCAAAAGCAGTCCAGATGGCTGACATGCTTCTCTCTAAGGGTATCTATGTCATTGGATTCTGCTATCCCGTGGTACCCAAGGGAAAAGCCCGTATCAGGGTACAGCTTTCTGCCACCCATACCTTGGAAGATCTGGACAAGGCTGTTGATGCGTTCAAGGAAACAGCAAAGGAAATGAAGCTGCTCTAG
- the sbcB gene encoding exodeoxyribonuclease I, which produces MNTHTSKQTIFWYDLETFGLDSRYDRIAQFAGQRTDLNLNPIGEPIVLYCKLSDDYLPDPLSCTITGITPQEVNKKGMCESEFIARINAEFSKPSTVVAGFNNIRFDDEFIRNALYRNFFDPYQREWKNNCSRWDIIDLVRAAYDLRPEGITWPPRKETTGNPTFRLTSLTEANNISQEGAHDALVDVRATIEIARLIKNKQPKLYDYYFSLRAKSQVKRVVPTPFGQPVLFTSAMFSKNEGCSRLITPITHMKSNANAIICFDLSKDTAPLLRANEETLLKTEGVFTLAINKCPFVSPLSVLTDQLAVKLGIDKDLAMFRHQQIASHPKLLLIARNVEDTFEGVDDVDFQLYDRFFADADQKRFSLIREAEPKEKLSLHLDFEDTRIPTMLFRHVARNWEEVLTEEQLLRWRSFCAERTLNPPGAVKMNWNFFKRKIEERLASTETPAQEKLVLADLKQYGEELEKRIFF; this is translated from the coding sequence ATGAATACGCACACTTCCAAACAGACAATATTTTGGTATGACCTTGAAACATTTGGTCTTGACAGCCGATACGATAGGATAGCCCAGTTTGCAGGGCAACGCACTGATCTGAACCTCAATCCGATTGGCGAGCCTATTGTCCTGTACTGCAAACTCAGCGACGACTACCTGCCCGATCCGCTTTCCTGCACCATTACCGGCATTACCCCGCAGGAAGTGAACAAGAAGGGAATGTGCGAAAGCGAATTCATTGCCCGAATCAATGCAGAGTTCTCAAAACCCTCGACTGTGGTTGCAGGGTTCAACAATATCCGTTTTGATGATGAGTTCATTCGTAATGCTCTCTATCGAAATTTCTTCGACCCTTACCAGAGAGAGTGGAAGAACAACTGCAGTCGCTGGGATATCATCGACCTGGTACGAGCAGCATATGATCTTCGCCCTGAAGGCATCACCTGGCCACCCAGAAAGGAGACCACTGGAAACCCAACGTTCCGGCTCACCAGCCTTACCGAGGCAAACAATATCAGCCAGGAAGGGGCGCATGATGCATTGGTAGATGTCAGGGCTACCATTGAAATTGCCCGCCTGATCAAGAATAAACAGCCAAAGCTGTATGATTACTACTTCTCCCTCAGGGCAAAAAGCCAGGTCAAGAGGGTGGTTCCGACTCCCTTCGGGCAACCGGTTCTCTTTACCTCTGCCATGTTCAGCAAGAACGAAGGATGCTCACGCCTTATCACCCCGATCACCCACATGAAGAGCAATGCCAATGCCATTATCTGTTTTGACCTGAGCAAGGACACTGCTCCACTTCTGAGGGCAAATGAGGAAACACTGCTCAAGACAGAGGGTGTTTTCACCCTTGCAATCAACAAGTGCCCGTTTGTCTCCCCGCTGAGTGTGCTTACCGACCAGCTAGCCGTAAAACTTGGGATAGACAAGGATCTAGCCATGTTCCGCCACCAACAAATTGCAAGCCACCCCAAGCTGTTGCTTATCGCACGGAATGTCGAGGACACCTTTGAAGGGGTTGATGATGTGGATTTCCAACTCTACGACCGCTTCTTTGCTGATGCCGACCAGAAGCGTTTTTCCCTGATCCGGGAAGCTGAGCCGAAGGAAAAGCTCTCCCTGCACCTGGACTTTGAGGATACCAGGATTCCTACCATGCTCTTCCGCCATGTTGCACGGAATTGGGAAGAGGTGCTTACAGAAGAACAACTCCTGAGATGGCGTAGTTTCTGTGCTGAGCGCACACTCAACCCACCAGGAGCCGTCAAGATGAACTGGAATTTCTTCAAACGCAAGATTGAGGAAAGGCTGGCAAGCACCGAGACTCCTGCCCAGGAGAAGCTGGTACTTGCCGATCTTAAGCAGTATGGGGAAGAACTCGAGAAACGAATCTTCTTCTAG
- a CDS encoding hexokinase, with protein MSDCVEKTEEFLKRRGIDPDTVDMEDLLNTFLSEMEKGLFDEKSSSLKMIPTYTTVVSEIPKNEPVIVLDAGGTNFRTCLVTFDDQGTAHIEDFRKVSMPGVRKEVSADEFFSTFADEVERLIDKSDKIGFCFSYAASITADHDGIPLVFSKEIKAPEVIGKPVGATLLKELARRGYDVSNKKVAVLNDTVATLLAGQSAKSEVPYSGYIGFILGTGTNTAYVEENASIGKLGLQDGGSQIINIESGNFDFCPSKLDREFFNATKAPQQYHLEKMISGAYLGPLSTLVIEKAIEDGLFSENFKQRFARLGGINTTVMSNYLEMPFNREYELVACCEGSQADAISLWMIVDALIARAAKLTAANLAATILKSGAGTDPRVPVCINADGTTFYKTEYLKKYTEYYLHTHLKMERRRYYRFVHIDDSPTLGAAIAGLSL; from the coding sequence ATGTCTGATTGTGTCGAAAAAACCGAGGAATTCTTAAAAAGACGGGGTATTGATCCCGATACGGTGGATATGGAGGATTTGCTCAATACCTTTCTCAGTGAAATGGAGAAGGGGTTATTTGATGAGAAATCAAGCAGCCTGAAGATGATTCCGACCTATACCACTGTGGTGAGTGAGATTCCCAAGAATGAACCGGTCATTGTTCTTGATGCAGGAGGCACAAATTTCAGAACCTGCCTGGTAACCTTTGATGATCAGGGAACCGCACATATCGAGGACTTCAGGAAAGTTTCCATGCCCGGCGTCAGGAAGGAAGTGAGTGCGGACGAGTTTTTCTCCACGTTTGCCGATGAAGTGGAACGCCTGATAGACAAGAGCGACAAGATTGGGTTCTGCTTCTCCTACGCAGCTTCCATCACCGCTGACCATGATGGAATTCCCTTGGTTTTTTCCAAGGAGATAAAAGCTCCCGAGGTGATTGGCAAACCGGTCGGGGCAACACTGCTGAAAGAACTCGCCCGTCGGGGTTACGATGTGTCTAATAAGAAGGTTGCAGTATTGAATGATACTGTTGCTACACTCCTGGCTGGCCAGAGTGCAAAGAGTGAAGTCCCTTACAGCGGCTATATTGGTTTCATTCTTGGTACCGGCACAAATACCGCATATGTTGAAGAGAATGCCTCCATTGGGAAGCTGGGGCTGCAGGATGGGGGGAGTCAGATCATCAATATTGAATCCGGCAACTTCGACTTTTGTCCCAGCAAGCTTGACCGTGAGTTCTTTAATGCAACCAAGGCCCCTCAGCAATACCATCTGGAGAAGATGATCAGTGGAGCGTATCTCGGTCCATTGAGCACGCTTGTCATAGAGAAAGCGATAGAGGACGGACTCTTCAGTGAGAACTTCAAGCAACGGTTTGCAAGACTTGGAGGAATCAATACCACGGTGATGAGTAACTATCTTGAGATGCCGTTCAATCGTGAGTATGAGCTGGTAGCCTGCTGTGAAGGAAGCCAAGCGGATGCTATTTCCCTTTGGATGATTGTTGATGCCTTGATCGCCCGGGCTGCAAAACTAACGGCAGCAAACCTTGCTGCCACCATACTCAAGAGCGGAGCCGGAACCGATCCACGTGTTCCTGTCTGCATCAATGCTGATGGTACCACATTCTACAAGACTGAGTACCTGAAGAAGTATACCGAATATTATCTCCATACCCATCTGAAAATGGAGAGAAGAAGGTACTACCGCTTCGTTCATATTGATGATTCGCCAACCCTCGGGGCTGCGATTGCAGGGTTGAGTCTCTAG
- the vsr gene encoding DNA mismatch endonuclease Vsr — translation MGDCFSLAKRSKIMASIKAKDTKSELLVRSYLFRHGFRFRVNDKRLVGRPDIVLPKYKTVIFINGCFWHAHQGCKYFSLPKTNRPFWEQKLTKNRERDQRVCAQLLEKGYRVLVVWECELSPPSKREETLNGLVNEIWQSS, via the coding sequence ATGGGTGATTGCTTCTCCCTTGCCAAGCGTAGCAAGATCATGGCAAGCATCAAGGCGAAGGATACCAAGAGTGAGCTCTTGGTAAGGAGCTATCTGTTTCGCCATGGATTCCGCTTCCGTGTTAATGATAAACGCTTGGTAGGGAGACCCGATATTGTGCTTCCCAAGTACAAGACCGTCATTTTCATCAATGGGTGTTTCTGGCATGCTCATCAAGGTTGCAAGTATTTTTCACTTCCGAAAACAAACCGTCCGTTCTGGGAACAAAAGCTGACCAAGAACAGGGAACGTGACCAGAGGGTTTGTGCACAGTTGTTGGAAAAGGGGTATCGTGTCCTGGTTGTATGGGAGTGTGAGCTATCTCCTCCCTCAAAGCGGGAGGAGACACTCAATGGTCTTGTCAATGAGATCTGGCAGAGCTCCTAA
- a CDS encoding phosphoglucomutase: protein MLIYDTLSHHPIADDMFNILDFPVPSTSALKDALSTMILSSSGWRKVFAESGDEEDATAKITEADAMLASLAALSLARFLGVRAAAKQAVKRGEVHVEPHDTTILVGLDARPTGRVLGDIVCRTLTMLGCSVRYLYICAAPQIMADCNLFPEEADAFFYISASHNPIGHNGFKFGRSGGVYPSKEAEKIINIFREIVLEEPMAPLYLQSLSSQMDTTRYRHVLTSVKAEQSRNLERYEQFVLTTAVQSGDRNEHRMFREMLVKAHSKEPLGVVGELNGSARSVSIDYRFLTSLGLKVHQINDQPGQVVHAIVPEGENLQLCQQTLEMLYAKDPSFLLGYVPDNDGDRGNLVYIQRKTGKAHILEAQNVFALVVLAELTLCRLKHPSSLLATVVNGPTSNRIDHIAQALDAEVFRCEVGEANVVELAEMKRKEGYLVPVLGEGSNGGNITHPAKVRDPLNTLLSLVKLLRNRDIAKLWFRANGKDVPHPVTLEKIIESMPIYTTTGAFSKDGKMQIHHDHAILKSRYEVLLQADWIEKQEMFREMDIYAYTVFQTEGTNAVEGMGEAFRTAPFTGGYKVALKDKDGIITDFLWMRGSKTEPVYRVMVDSKGDDRSRHDRLLAWHRSLIARADQD, encoded by the coding sequence ATGCTTATCTATGATACCTTGAGTCATCACCCCATCGCTGATGACATGTTCAATATTCTTGATTTCCCCGTGCCAAGTACAAGTGCTCTAAAAGATGCACTGTCCACCATGATTCTCTCCTCTTCAGGCTGGAGAAAGGTTTTTGCCGAAAGTGGGGACGAAGAAGATGCTACAGCAAAGATCACTGAGGCCGATGCCATGCTTGCATCTCTTGCAGCCCTTTCGCTTGCACGATTCCTAGGGGTCCGTGCTGCTGCGAAGCAGGCAGTGAAACGAGGAGAGGTGCATGTTGAACCTCATGATACAACCATTCTGGTGGGACTTGACGCAAGACCGACCGGAAGAGTCCTTGGGGATATCGTATGTAGGACCCTGACAATGCTGGGTTGCTCGGTACGCTATCTCTACATCTGTGCCGCACCTCAGATCATGGCCGATTGCAACCTATTCCCCGAGGAAGCTGACGCTTTCTTTTATATATCCGCAAGTCATAATCCAATCGGGCACAATGGTTTCAAGTTTGGTCGTTCTGGTGGTGTATACCCGTCCAAGGAGGCTGAAAAGATTATCAACATATTCAGGGAGATTGTACTGGAAGAGCCGATGGCTCCTCTCTACCTTCAGAGTCTCTCCTCACAGATGGATACCACCCGATACCGGCATGTGCTTACATCAGTGAAAGCAGAGCAATCGAGGAATCTTGAACGCTATGAACAGTTTGTGCTTACCACGGCAGTGCAATCAGGGGATAGAAACGAACATAGAATGTTCAGGGAGATGCTGGTAAAGGCCCATAGCAAGGAACCTCTTGGGGTTGTTGGGGAGCTCAATGGCAGTGCCCGCTCGGTAAGCATCGATTACCGCTTCCTGACTTCCTTGGGACTCAAGGTACACCAGATCAATGATCAGCCAGGACAGGTAGTCCATGCCATTGTCCCGGAAGGGGAGAACCTCCAGCTCTGTCAACAGACTCTTGAGATGCTCTACGCCAAGGATCCTTCATTCCTCCTAGGCTACGTTCCCGACAATGATGGGGACCGAGGAAACCTTGTCTACATCCAGAGAAAAACTGGAAAAGCCCATATCCTGGAAGCCCAGAATGTATTCGCCCTGGTAGTGCTTGCAGAGCTGACGCTCTGCCGACTGAAGCATCCTTCCAGCCTGTTGGCAACCGTTGTGAACGGTCCTACCAGCAACAGGATAGACCATATAGCTCAGGCTCTTGATGCAGAGGTCTTCCGTTGTGAGGTAGGAGAGGCAAATGTTGTTGAACTGGCAGAGATGAAGCGGAAAGAGGGATACCTTGTTCCTGTACTGGGTGAGGGTTCCAATGGTGGCAACATCACCCATCCTGCAAAGGTTCGTGATCCACTGAACACACTGCTGAGTCTGGTGAAACTACTCAGGAACAGGGATATTGCAAAACTCTGGTTCCGTGCAAACGGAAAGGATGTCCCCCACCCCGTAACCTTGGAAAAGATCATTGAAAGCATGCCCATTTACACAACTACAGGGGCTTTCTCGAAAGATGGCAAGATGCAGATCCATCACGACCATGCCATTTTGAAAAGCCGGTATGAAGTGTTATTACAAGCTGATTGGATAGAGAAACAAGAAATGTTCAGGGAAATGGACATCTATGCATACACCGTGTTCCAGACTGAAGGAACCAACGCCGTTGAAGGTATGGGGGAGGCATTCCGCACTGCCCCATTCACCGGCGGCTACAAGGTAGCGCTGAAGGACAAGGATGGCATCATCACTGATTTTCTCTGGATGCGGGGCAGCAAGACTGAACCAGTGTATCGTGTCATGGTAGACAGCAAAGGTGATGATCGAAGCCGTCACGACAGGCTCCTTGCATGGCATCGCAGCCTCATCGCCCGTGCCGACCAGGATTAG
- a CDS encoding pyridoxamine kinase, translated as MQPICAAIHDLSCYAKSSLTVVLPVLETMGIETCPLPTALLSTQTDGFDSYYFRDTTAEIEGILDAWKELSLHYDAIYSGFLGSEHQVQLIKRFIEQQRRMGSPLVLVDPVLGDDASLYGPITKGHVEAMRSLVNVADIITPNITEAALLLDLPFQEKFEEEEALSWARKLSLLTGSFVVITSVPLFDGFAVACHADNEDFLVRYTKVDASYPGCGDLFASILLGSLLCKHTFQTAVRRAVAYTSMAIERTKRAGRERRLGVSPTLILPDLSKERAQ; from the coding sequence ATGCAACCAATTTGTGCCGCAATCCATGACCTTAGCTGCTATGCAAAGAGCTCGCTGACTGTTGTCCTTCCTGTTCTTGAGACAATGGGAATAGAGACATGTCCTCTACCGACTGCCCTGCTTTCGACCCAGACGGATGGGTTCGATTCCTACTATTTTCGCGATACCACTGCAGAGATTGAAGGCATTCTTGATGCCTGGAAAGAGCTCTCCCTCCACTATGATGCAATCTATTCAGGATTCCTGGGCAGCGAGCATCAAGTACAACTCATCAAGCGGTTCATCGAACAGCAACGAAGGATGGGTTCCCCCTTGGTGTTGGTGGACCCTGTACTGGGCGATGATGCTTCTCTCTACGGTCCAATCACGAAAGGCCATGTGGAAGCGATGCGGTCTCTGGTGAATGTTGCAGACATCATCACACCGAATATCACCGAGGCAGCCTTGCTTCTTGATCTCCCTTTCCAGGAGAAGTTTGAAGAAGAGGAAGCGCTCTCCTGGGCCCGTAAGCTCTCCTTGCTTACAGGTTCCTTTGTGGTGATCACCAGTGTACCTCTCTTTGATGGTTTTGCAGTAGCTTGCCACGCAGATAATGAGGATTTTCTGGTTCGCTATACCAAGGTGGATGCTTCATATCCCGGATGTGGAGACCTTTTTGCCAGTATCCTGCTGGGAAGTTTACTTTGTAAGCATACCTTCCAAACAGCAGTCAGACGTGCTGTTGCCTATACATCAATGGCCATAGAGAGAACCAAAAGAGCTGGTAGAGAGCGGAGGCTGGGGGTGAGCCCAACGCTGATCCTGCCTGACCTTTCCAAGGAGAGAGCGCAATGA
- a CDS encoding 5'-methylthioadenosine/S-adenosylhomocysteine nucleosidase, protein MSVDVLLVAPLKHELEGILTKLNEPVLFASKRVIGMVVGVGKVASGIAVAHAIATYKPALVVLVGYCGALEETLAIGDIVCASSVVQYDLDLRAFGLDWGSTFLGDGSRAPSFLPLYCPAIEGAKSVVMGTADRFLVRSYREEHPELREVLHLGCSDMEGYAVAFACHAASIPCAIIRVVSDDAKGNRSKKFTKFVREATKGLRNTLQLLLESPSEKSPTSL, encoded by the coding sequence ATGAGCGTGGATGTTTTGTTGGTTGCTCCACTCAAACATGAATTGGAAGGTATCCTAACAAAGTTGAATGAACCAGTACTTTTTGCATCCAAGCGGGTCATTGGGATGGTTGTAGGGGTTGGCAAGGTCGCCAGCGGTATTGCCGTTGCTCATGCGATTGCTACGTATAAACCGGCTCTGGTAGTGCTTGTGGGATATTGTGGGGCATTGGAAGAAACCCTTGCAATCGGGGATATTGTCTGTGCTTCCAGTGTTGTGCAGTACGACCTTGATTTGAGGGCTTTTGGGTTGGACTGGGGTTCCACATTCCTGGGTGATGGTTCGCGTGCTCCCTCTTTCCTTCCCCTCTATTGTCCAGCAATTGAAGGGGCAAAATCTGTGGTAATGGGTACAGCCGATCGCTTCCTGGTCCGTTCATATCGTGAGGAACATCCTGAACTGAGGGAAGTCCTTCACCTTGGATGCAGCGATATGGAGGGATATGCTGTCGCTTTTGCGTGTCATGCTGCAAGCATTCCCTGTGCGATCATCAGGGTAGTCAGTGATGATGCTAAAGGTAATAGAAGTAAGAAATTCACCAAGTTCGTAAGGGAAGCTACCAAAGGACTCAGAAATACACTTCAGCTATTACTTGAGTCTCCAAGTGAGAAATCTCCCACCAGCTTATAG
- a CDS encoding patatin-like phospholipase family protein, which translates to MALRDFWNHKEPSSPQDDRYILSIDGGGMRGLIPAVMLAKLSSLLESMGDNRPLYSHFDLLAGTSTGGLLALALGAPVMQTNLQSDTRYISYIYDEQQRTLMQKLMGKPGDKTLRGTLPFGVDTSTLESLYLQNGRQIFPRSQGRFFSQIFTDKYDVQPLQRLLQHMFGDVPLSEAVIPTMVMTYDAAHGKPFIMCSHDSHGFLFWEAARATSAAPTFFKPAYLYDREEKIMQTLIDGGVVANNPALYAYRQAKELYPDAKRFHILSLSTASSDFTFTISGAGTGVIGWIDPAKGAPIQKIYATSQMQVVDQIAPTIPDLTYTRIHGALGETYKLDETTAGALSTMHQGAQKIYQENEDRLKAFAQLLSQRNHFDQMELGPKEVLPESQQPTQAEAPEEAIPALDSYHNFLRRYQIEDVENQENPQ; encoded by the coding sequence ATGGCATTACGGGATTTCTGGAATCACAAGGAACCATCATCACCCCAAGACGATCGATACATCCTCTCTATAGACGGAGGCGGGATGCGTGGTCTCATACCTGCTGTGATGCTTGCAAAACTATCATCCTTGTTGGAGTCCATGGGAGACAACCGTCCACTGTACTCACATTTTGATTTATTGGCAGGGACGTCTACCGGGGGTTTGCTGGCATTGGCTCTTGGGGCCCCTGTAATGCAAACAAACCTCCAAAGCGATACCAGGTATATAAGCTACATATACGATGAGCAGCAACGAACCTTGATGCAGAAATTGATGGGAAAGCCTGGAGACAAAACACTACGGGGAACCCTTCCCTTTGGTGTCGACACCTCTACCCTTGAATCACTTTATCTGCAGAATGGGCGGCAGATATTCCCCAGAAGCCAAGGTCGGTTCTTCAGCCAGATCTTTACAGATAAGTATGATGTGCAACCGTTGCAGCGACTTTTACAACATATGTTTGGAGACGTTCCGCTAAGTGAAGCAGTCATACCAACCATGGTGATGACCTATGATGCAGCACATGGCAAGCCTTTCATCATGTGCAGTCATGACTCACACGGATTCCTGTTCTGGGAAGCAGCTAGGGCAACCAGCGCTGCCCCTACCTTCTTCAAACCAGCATATCTTTACGACCGGGAAGAAAAAATAATGCAGACCTTGATCGATGGTGGTGTTGTTGCTAACAACCCAGCACTCTATGCCTACCGTCAAGCAAAGGAGCTGTATCCTGATGCGAAACGGTTCCATATCCTTTCTCTTTCAACAGCAAGCAGTGATTTTACTTTCACTATCAGTGGAGCAGGAACGGGTGTCATCGGCTGGATAGATCCGGCGAAGGGAGCCCCGATCCAGAAGATCTATGCAACAAGCCAGATGCAAGTGGTCGACCAGATAGCACCAACCATTCCAGACCTTACCTATACGAGGATCCATGGCGCACTGGGGGAAACTTACAAGCTTGATGAGACAACAGCAGGGGCTCTTTCCACCATGCACCAAGGAGCCCAGAAAATTTATCAGGAAAACGAGGATCGGCTTAAAGCCTTTGCGCAGTTGCTCAGCCAGAGGAACCATTTTGACCAGATGGAACTAGGACCAAAGGAAGTCCTACCGGAGAGCCAACAACCTACCCAAGCAGAAGCACCGGAGGAAGCAATTCCTGCACTCGATTCCTATCACAACTTCCTCAGACGATACCAGATTGAAGATGTTGAGAACCAGGAGAATCCTCAATGA
- a CDS encoding radical SAM protein: MDEHGMNAYGKCRLCPNYCAVNRMEGKLGRCGETDTVRIAWSGLHRGEEPPVTGEHGSGMIFFSGCPLHCAYCQNHQISGSGESGTMAVGIEVSTYELSNIMLELQKLGATNLNLVTGTHFIPSIVAALELAKTQGFSLDVVWNSSGFESPEGLSLIDPYIDLYLIDVKTLREDVSAEFCGLALYARIIRSVMTYILRNGRTTFVDDDGQLKGVLVRHLVFPGTLDASKEVLRYFAQELKDSCYLSLMVQFEPPKGDVRFPAISEEEYDNLLLTLEELDIEDGFVQELGENVSWIPDFTQENPFPEGFATPLPYFINLAKRSS; this comes from the coding sequence ATGGATGAACATGGAATGAATGCCTATGGCAAGTGCAGATTATGTCCCAATTACTGTGCTGTGAACCGGATGGAAGGCAAGCTTGGAAGGTGTGGTGAGACTGATACGGTTCGTATTGCCTGGTCTGGTCTTCATCGTGGTGAAGAGCCTCCTGTAACCGGTGAACATGGATCAGGAATGATCTTCTTCAGCGGCTGCCCCTTGCACTGTGCCTACTGCCAGAACCATCAGATTTCTGGTAGTGGTGAGTCAGGTACCATGGCTGTGGGAATTGAAGTGAGTACATATGAACTCTCCAATATCATGCTTGAACTCCAGAAACTTGGTGCGACCAATTTGAATCTGGTGACTGGAACGCATTTCATACCATCAATTGTTGCAGCGTTGGAACTTGCAAAGACGCAAGGTTTTTCCTTGGATGTAGTGTGGAACAGTTCAGGATTTGAGTCCCCAGAAGGACTCTCTTTGATCGATCCCTACATTGACCTGTATCTCATCGATGTAAAGACATTGAGAGAGGATGTGAGTGCTGAGTTCTGTGGGTTGGCGCTCTATGCAAGGATCATCCGTTCTGTGATGACGTATATTCTGCGTAATGGGAGAACCACCTTTGTCGATGATGATGGGCAACTCAAGGGAGTACTGGTTAGGCATCTGGTATTTCCCGGTACGCTTGATGCCTCCAAAGAGGTGCTTCGTTATTTTGCCCAGGAGTTGAAAGATTCTTGCTACCTTTCGCTGATGGTGCAGTTTGAGCCTCCCAAGGGTGATGTGCGATTTCCTGCAATCAGTGAAGAGGAATACGATAATCTGCTCCTGACATTGGAGGAGTTGGATATCGAGGATGGATTTGTGCAGGAATTGGGGGAGAATGTCTCCTGGATTCCTGATTTCACCCAGGAGAATCCGTTCCCCGAGGGGTTTGCAACCCCACTTCCTTATTTTATCAACCTAGCGAAACGCTCTAGCTGA
- the pyrH gene encoding UMP kinase: MYNNLAVISLGGSIIAPDKVDHAFLKELNSALKAYLKEDKSRKIILVCGGGAPARVYQNAMREINPDVDSEELDWLGIRATHINGQLLKAMFNEFCTDNLITDPTGHINFQGQVLVAAGWKPGFSTDNDAVILAERFEGRLIINLSNIAKVYTDDPKKNPEAKPLDSISWADYRTMVGENWTPGKNSPFDPIASKRAAKMHMEVVCADGRNIENTMNILYGRKYEGTLIS; encoded by the coding sequence ATGTATAATAATTTGGCAGTTATTTCATTGGGCGGATCAATCATTGCACCGGATAAGGTTGACCACGCTTTTCTCAAAGAACTCAACAGTGCTCTCAAAGCCTATTTGAAAGAAGATAAAAGTAGAAAGATCATTTTGGTCTGTGGAGGCGGTGCCCCGGCCCGTGTCTACCAGAATGCTATGCGAGAGATAAACCCAGATGTGGATAGTGAAGAACTTGACTGGCTTGGGATCAGGGCCACCCATATCAATGGGCAACTCCTCAAGGCAATGTTCAACGAGTTCTGTACCGACAACCTGATCACTGACCCAACCGGTCATATCAACTTCCAGGGACAAGTATTGGTTGCCGCTGGCTGGAAGCCCGGTTTCTCTACTGATAATGATGCCGTCATACTCGCCGAAAGGTTCGAGGGAAGACTGATTATCAACCTCAGCAACATTGCCAAGGTGTATACCGATGATCCCAAAAAGAATCCGGAGGCAAAGCCATTGGATTCCATAAGTTGGGCAGATTATCGCACTATGGTTGGAGAGAACTGGACTCCCGGAAAGAACTCTCCCTTTGACCCCATTGCAAGCAAGAGAGCTGCAAAAATGCATATGGAGGTAGTGTGCGCCGATGGACGAAACATCGAAAACACCATGAATATCCTCTATGGCAGAAAGTATGAGGGAACCCTCATCAGCTAG